One Melospiza melodia melodia isolate bMelMel2 chromosome 29, bMelMel2.pri, whole genome shotgun sequence DNA segment encodes these proteins:
- the LOC134430533 gene encoding 5-hydroxytryptamine receptor 3A-like has protein sequence MVYAILSVDEKDQVLTTYIWYRQHWTDEFLKWDPAHFDNLTQISLPVESIWVPDILINEFVDVGKSPHVPYVYVSHHGEVQNLKPIQVMTACSLDIYNFPFDVQNCSLTFTSWLHHIRDINLSLWRQPELVKFDRSVFMNQGEWELLYVLSHFQEFSVKSSDSYAEMKFYVVIRRRPLFYTVSLLLPSIFLMLMDIVGFYLPPHSGERVSFKITLLLGYSVFLIIVSDTLPATAVGTPLIGIYFVVCMALLVISLTETILIVCLVHKQDLQPHVPEWLKHLLLERATILLCIRDRKKFSQSRMQTLDTSRQVENNDSTAKPTPYVCEDPRERGAGGGTRPAVAFAGRPEGSAALQEVLRETTAIRQLLEKREEFRDLARDWLQVGYVLDVLLFRVYLAAVLAYSITLGTLWSVWRDA, from the exons ATGGTCTATGCCATCCTCAGCGTG GATGAGAAGGACCAGGTGCTGACCACCTATATCTGGTACAGGCAG CACTGGACAGATGAGTTCCTCAAGTGGGACCCAGCTCACTTCGACAACCTGACGCAGATCTCCCTCCCTGTGGAGAGCATCTGGGTGCCCGACATCCTCATCAATGAGTT CGTGGATGTTGGAAAGTCCCCACACGTCCCCTACGTTTACGTCAGCCATCACGGGGAGGTGCAGAACCTCAAACCCATCCAGGTGATGACAGCCTGCAGCCTGGACATCTACAACTTCCCCTTCGACGTGCAGAACTGCTCTCTCACCTTCACCAGCTGGCTGCACCACA TTCGCGATATCAACCTCTCGCTGTGGCGCCAGCCGGAGCTCGTCAAGTTCGACCGGAGTGTCTTCATGAACCAGGGCGAGTGGGAGCTGCTCTACGTGCTCAGCCACTTCCAGGAGTTCAGTGTCAAGAGCAGTGACAGCTATGCTGAGATGAAGTTCTAT GTAGTGATCCGGAGACGCCCCCTCTTCTACACCGTcagcctgctgctccccagcatcTTCCTGATGCTTATGGACATTGTGGGCTTCTACCTACCTCCCCACAGTGGGGAGAGGGTCTCTTTCAAGATCACTCTCCTGCTGGGCTACTCGGTTTTCCTCATTATTGTATCCGACACATTGCCAGCCACTGCCGTCGGCACCCCGTTGATAG GCATCTACTTTGTGGTGTGCATGGCACTGCTCGTCATCAGCCTGACAGAGACCATCCTGATTGTGTGTCTGGTACACAAGCAAGACCTGCAGCCCCACGTCCCTGAGTGGCTGAAACACCTGCTGCTGGAACGAGCCACCATCCTGCTCTGTATCCGGGACAGGAAGAAATTCAGCCAAAGCAGGATGCAAACCTTGGACACGTCCAGGCAGGTGGAGAACAATGACAGCACAG CCAAGCCGACCCCCTATGTCTGTGAGGACCCTCGGGAGCGCGGGGCAGGGGGGGGCACGAGGCCTGCTGTGGCCTTTGCTGGCCGGCCCGAGggctcagcagcactgcaggaggtCCTGCGTGAGACCACGGCAATCCGCCAGCTCCTGGAGAAACGGGAGGAGTTCCGCGACCTCGCCCGCGACTGGCTGCAAGTGGGCTACGTGCTGGATGTGCTGCTGTTCCGGGTGTACCTGGCAGCCGTCCTGGCCTACAGCATCACGCTGGGCACCCTCTGGTCGGTGTGGAGGGATGCCTGA